A genomic region of Tamandua tetradactyla isolate mTamTet1 chromosome 2, mTamTet1.pri, whole genome shotgun sequence contains the following coding sequences:
- the NHSL3 gene encoding NHS-like protein 3 isoform X2: MGNSHHKRKAPSGPRARSFWRFGRLAKRPAGSAKAESDKRLSTGPGQGPGSVVDEHQDNVFFPSGRPPHLEELHTQAQEGLRSLQHQEKQKLNKGGWDYGDTQSLQSSQTRPDEDSISFCSQTTSYTAESSTAEDALSVRSEMIQRKGSTFRPHDSFPKSSGKSGRRRRERRSTVLGLPQHVQKELGLQNERQAPGTPRPPGPRDAVRIPTVDGHPGHLAAGTGARVSLQALEAEAEAGTETEAMLQRHIDRIYRDDTFVGRSTGARPSPLTRPMSLAVPGLTGGAGPPEPLSPAMSISPQATYLSKLIPHAVLPPTVDVVALGRCSLRTLSRCSLLSASPASVHSVGRFSSASSPRPRTRHPSSSSDTWSHSQSSDTIVSDGSTLSSKGGSEGQPEGSVASSSVVPLPPGGSGRGSPSGGSTAEASDTVSIRSSGQLSSRSVSLRKMKRPPPPPRRTHSLHQRASAAPDGPLGLPPKPERKQQPQLPRPPTTGGSEGVGATPCPPSSMGSWVPGLSPGGSRRPPRSPERTLSPSSGYSSQSGTPTLPPKGLAGAPASPGKAQPPKPERVTSLRSPGASVSSSLTSLCSSSSDPAPSDRCGPQMSTPLGDRFVIPPHPKVSAPFSPPPSKSKGPSHAAPAVVPGPVSTTGARPESPPTLQTSLTPPQESPVVSQDQSPPPSPPPSYHPPPPPSKKPEVVEEAPFTPEAAEEVLLQDPSWPPPPPPAPEEQDLSMADFPPPEEAFFSLAGPEPSSSSDPAKPVSSLATLPSDTISPQSQPQGTPEPPAVLPAPPPASSSPGLLAKLPPKEPAGCSKSSGVSREDTGAPLVTPSLLQMVRLRSVGTPTGVPTPASGPSAPQKPLRRSLSGRASPAPAPSSGLHAAVRLKASSLAVSKGLVGAQPSGPPDAELRPPQSPASTASFIFSKGTKKLQLERPMSPETQADLQRNLVAELRSISEQRPPQTPKKPLKGPPPVARKPSVGVPPPTAPGLPQAESLTAPPTNGLPHAEDRTKGELAENGGVVQLVDQEKRKLGPPGSDPQKELV, from the exons GCTCTGCCAAGGCTGAGAGTGACAAGCGTCTAAGTACAGGGCCCGGCCAGGGGCCAGGGTCTGTGGTGGATGAGCACCAGGACAATGTCTTCTTCCCCAGTGGGCGGCCGCCTCACCTAGAGGAACTGCACACACAGGCCCAGGAGGGGCTCCGTTCCCTCCAGCACCAAG aaaaacagaagctGAACAAGGGTGGCTGGGACTATGGAGACACCCAGAGCCTCCAG TCCTCCCAGACGAGGCCGGATGAAGACAGCATTTCCTTCTGCAGCCAGACCACATCCTACACGGCTGAGAGCTCCACAGCGGAGGATGCCCTCTCTGTCCGCTCGGAGATGATCCAGCGCAAAG GCTCTACCTTCCGACCCCATGACTCATTTCCCAAATCATCTGGAAAGTCAGGGCGGCGGCGGAGAGAGCGGCGAAGCACAGTGCTGGGATTGCCACAGCACGTGCAGAAAGAACTCG GCCTGCAGAATGAGCGTCAGGCACCAGGTACTCCCCGTCCTCCTGGTCCCCGGGATGCTGTACGCATCCCCACAGTGGATGGCCACCCTGGGCACCTGGCAGCAGGGACAGGGGCCCGGGTGTCCCTGCAGGCActggaggcagaggcagaggctggcACCGAGACAGAGGCCATGTTGCAGCGCCACATCGACCGCATCTACCGGGATGACACTTTCGTGGGCCGGTCCACAGGGGCCCGGCCTTCGCCATTGACCAGGCCCATGTCCCTGGCAGTGCCTGGTCTGACGGGAGGGGCAGGGCCTCCGGAGCCCCTGAGCCCAGCCATGTCCATCTCGCCCCAGGCCACCTACCTGTCGAAGCTGATTCCTCATGCCGTTCTGCCGCCCACAGTGGATGTGGTGGCGCTGGGCCGCTGCAGCCTGCGCACTCTGAGCCGCTGCAGCCTGCTTTCGGCCAGCCCGGCGTCAGTCCACTCCGTGGGCCGCTTCTCCTCAGCCTCCAGCCCGCGGCCCCGCACCCGTCACCCTTCCTCCTCCAGCGATACCTGGAGCCACTCTCAGTCCTCCGACACCATCGTGTCTGATGGCTCAACTCTCTCCTCTAAGGGTGGCTCTGAGGGCCAGCCCGAGGGCTCCGTGGCGAGCAGTAGTGTGGTGCCCCTTCCTCCGGGGGGCAGCGGGAGGGGTTCCCCTAGCGGGGGCAGCACTGCCGAGGCCTCCGACACAGTCAGCATCCGCAGCAGTGGCCAGTTGTCCAGCCGGAGCGTGTCTCTGCGGAAGATGAAGCGGCCCCCACCGCCTCCCCGCCGGACCCACTCGCTCCACCAGCGGGCCTCAGCAGCACCTGACGGGCCTCTGGGCTTGCCTCCCAAGCCCGAGAGGAAGCAGCAGCCACAGCTGCCTCGGCCGCCCACCACTGGTGGCTCAGAAGGGGTGGGGGCAACCCCCTGCCCACCCAGCTCCATGGGCAGCTGGGTGCCCGGCTTGTCTCCAGGTGGCTCTCGGCGCCCCCCGCGCTCCCCAGAACGGACACTCTCACCCTCTAGTGGATACTCAAGCCAAAGTGGtacccccaccctccctcccaagGGACTGGCCGGGGCCCCTGCTTCCCCAGGCAAGGCCCAGCCCCCTAAACCAGAACGTGTCACTTCCCTTCGCTCTCCTGGGGCCTCGGTCTCCTCTTCCCTCACATCTCTGTGTTCTTCATCCTCTGACCCGGCCCCCTCAGACCGCTGTGGTCCACAGATGTCCACTCCCCTAGGTGACAGGTTTGTTATACCTCCCCACCCCAAGGTGTCTgcccctttctccccacccccatccaagTCCAAGGGCCCCAGTCACGCTGCCCCTGCTGTGGTCCCTGGACCTGTCTCAACCACTGGTGCCAGGCCCGAGTCACCTCCCACTCTCCAGACATCCCTGACCCCACCACAGGAGTCTCCTGTGGTCTCCCAAGACCAGTCACCCCcgccttccccacccccatcttatcatcccccaccaccaccttccAAGAAGCCAGAGGTGGTTGAGGAGGCTCCGTTTACCCCAGAGGCTGCTGAGGAGGTCCTCCTCCAAGATCCCAGctggcccccgcccccgccccccgcccctgaGGAGCAGGACCTGTCCATGGCTGACTTCCCCCCACCCGAGGAGGCCTTTTTTTCTCTGGCTGGTCCTGAGCCTTCAAGCTCTTCTGACCCTGCAAAGCCTGTCAGCTCCTTGGCCACGTTGCCCTCAGATACCATCTCTCCCCAGAGCCAGCCCCAGGGTACCCCAGAGCCTCCTGCAGTTCTCCCAGCTCCACCTCCTGCTAGTTCTTCCCCAGGGCTTCTGGCCAAGCTCCCTCCAAAGGAACCAGCAGGCTGCAGTAAGAGCAGTGGGGTTTCCAGAGAGGACACTGGTGCACCCCTGGTCACGCCTTCGCTCCTGCAGATGGTGCGGCTGCGCTCGGTGGGGACTCCCACAGGGGTCCCAACCCCAGCATCGGGGCCATCGGCACCCCAGAAGCCACTACGAAGGTCCCTGTCAGGGCGGGCCAGCCCAGCTCCTGCCCCGTCCTCGGGGCTCCATGCTGCTGTCCGACTCAAGGCCTCCAGCTTGGCTGTCAGCAAGGGCCTCGTGGGTGCCCAACCCAGTGGACCGCCCGACGCAGAGTTGCGGCCTCCCCAGTCTCCTGCCTCTACAGCCAGCTTCATCTTCTCTAAGGGTACTAAGAAGTTGCAGCTGGAGCGGCCCATGTCACCTGAGACCCAGGCTGACCTTCAGCGGAATCTGGTGGCTGAACTTCGGAGCATTTCAGAGCAACGGCCACCTCAGACCCCAAAGAAGCCACTTAAGGGCCCTCCTCCTGTGGCACGTAAACCCTCTGTGGGAGTTCCCCCACCCACCGCCCCTGGCCTTCCTCAAGCTGAGTCCCTAACTGCTCCTCCCACCAATGGGCTCCCTCATGCTGAGGACAGGACTAAGGGGGAGCTGGCAGAGAATGGAGGTGTCGTGCAACTGGTGGACCAAGAGAAGAGGAAATTAGGCCCACCTGGCTCAG ACCCACAGAAAGAGCTGGTCTGA
- the NHSL3 gene encoding NHS-like protein 3 isoform X1 has product MATRAPLAAPAAEEPGGPPRRKKSRSGASSLRRAFSWLRGKRRKKKAAGAEGAESAAPRAKKADDKAKRAKGKGRGSAKAESDKRLSTGPGQGPGSVVDEHQDNVFFPSGRPPHLEELHTQAQEGLRSLQHQEKQKLNKGGWDYGDTQSLQSSQTRPDEDSISFCSQTTSYTAESSTAEDALSVRSEMIQRKGSTFRPHDSFPKSSGKSGRRRRERRSTVLGLPQHVQKELGLQNERQAPGTPRPPGPRDAVRIPTVDGHPGHLAAGTGARVSLQALEAEAEAGTETEAMLQRHIDRIYRDDTFVGRSTGARPSPLTRPMSLAVPGLTGGAGPPEPLSPAMSISPQATYLSKLIPHAVLPPTVDVVALGRCSLRTLSRCSLLSASPASVHSVGRFSSASSPRPRTRHPSSSSDTWSHSQSSDTIVSDGSTLSSKGGSEGQPEGSVASSSVVPLPPGGSGRGSPSGGSTAEASDTVSIRSSGQLSSRSVSLRKMKRPPPPPRRTHSLHQRASAAPDGPLGLPPKPERKQQPQLPRPPTTGGSEGVGATPCPPSSMGSWVPGLSPGGSRRPPRSPERTLSPSSGYSSQSGTPTLPPKGLAGAPASPGKAQPPKPERVTSLRSPGASVSSSLTSLCSSSSDPAPSDRCGPQMSTPLGDRFVIPPHPKVSAPFSPPPSKSKGPSHAAPAVVPGPVSTTGARPESPPTLQTSLTPPQESPVVSQDQSPPPSPPPSYHPPPPPSKKPEVVEEAPFTPEAAEEVLLQDPSWPPPPPPAPEEQDLSMADFPPPEEAFFSLAGPEPSSSSDPAKPVSSLATLPSDTISPQSQPQGTPEPPAVLPAPPPASSSPGLLAKLPPKEPAGCSKSSGVSREDTGAPLVTPSLLQMVRLRSVGTPTGVPTPASGPSAPQKPLRRSLSGRASPAPAPSSGLHAAVRLKASSLAVSKGLVGAQPSGPPDAELRPPQSPASTASFIFSKGTKKLQLERPMSPETQADLQRNLVAELRSISEQRPPQTPKKPLKGPPPVARKPSVGVPPPTAPGLPQAESLTAPPTNGLPHAEDRTKGELAENGGVVQLVDQEKRKLGPPGSDPQKELV; this is encoded by the exons GCTCTGCCAAGGCTGAGAGTGACAAGCGTCTAAGTACAGGGCCCGGCCAGGGGCCAGGGTCTGTGGTGGATGAGCACCAGGACAATGTCTTCTTCCCCAGTGGGCGGCCGCCTCACCTAGAGGAACTGCACACACAGGCCCAGGAGGGGCTCCGTTCCCTCCAGCACCAAG aaaaacagaagctGAACAAGGGTGGCTGGGACTATGGAGACACCCAGAGCCTCCAG TCCTCCCAGACGAGGCCGGATGAAGACAGCATTTCCTTCTGCAGCCAGACCACATCCTACACGGCTGAGAGCTCCACAGCGGAGGATGCCCTCTCTGTCCGCTCGGAGATGATCCAGCGCAAAG GCTCTACCTTCCGACCCCATGACTCATTTCCCAAATCATCTGGAAAGTCAGGGCGGCGGCGGAGAGAGCGGCGAAGCACAGTGCTGGGATTGCCACAGCACGTGCAGAAAGAACTCG GCCTGCAGAATGAGCGTCAGGCACCAGGTACTCCCCGTCCTCCTGGTCCCCGGGATGCTGTACGCATCCCCACAGTGGATGGCCACCCTGGGCACCTGGCAGCAGGGACAGGGGCCCGGGTGTCCCTGCAGGCActggaggcagaggcagaggctggcACCGAGACAGAGGCCATGTTGCAGCGCCACATCGACCGCATCTACCGGGATGACACTTTCGTGGGCCGGTCCACAGGGGCCCGGCCTTCGCCATTGACCAGGCCCATGTCCCTGGCAGTGCCTGGTCTGACGGGAGGGGCAGGGCCTCCGGAGCCCCTGAGCCCAGCCATGTCCATCTCGCCCCAGGCCACCTACCTGTCGAAGCTGATTCCTCATGCCGTTCTGCCGCCCACAGTGGATGTGGTGGCGCTGGGCCGCTGCAGCCTGCGCACTCTGAGCCGCTGCAGCCTGCTTTCGGCCAGCCCGGCGTCAGTCCACTCCGTGGGCCGCTTCTCCTCAGCCTCCAGCCCGCGGCCCCGCACCCGTCACCCTTCCTCCTCCAGCGATACCTGGAGCCACTCTCAGTCCTCCGACACCATCGTGTCTGATGGCTCAACTCTCTCCTCTAAGGGTGGCTCTGAGGGCCAGCCCGAGGGCTCCGTGGCGAGCAGTAGTGTGGTGCCCCTTCCTCCGGGGGGCAGCGGGAGGGGTTCCCCTAGCGGGGGCAGCACTGCCGAGGCCTCCGACACAGTCAGCATCCGCAGCAGTGGCCAGTTGTCCAGCCGGAGCGTGTCTCTGCGGAAGATGAAGCGGCCCCCACCGCCTCCCCGCCGGACCCACTCGCTCCACCAGCGGGCCTCAGCAGCACCTGACGGGCCTCTGGGCTTGCCTCCCAAGCCCGAGAGGAAGCAGCAGCCACAGCTGCCTCGGCCGCCCACCACTGGTGGCTCAGAAGGGGTGGGGGCAACCCCCTGCCCACCCAGCTCCATGGGCAGCTGGGTGCCCGGCTTGTCTCCAGGTGGCTCTCGGCGCCCCCCGCGCTCCCCAGAACGGACACTCTCACCCTCTAGTGGATACTCAAGCCAAAGTGGtacccccaccctccctcccaagGGACTGGCCGGGGCCCCTGCTTCCCCAGGCAAGGCCCAGCCCCCTAAACCAGAACGTGTCACTTCCCTTCGCTCTCCTGGGGCCTCGGTCTCCTCTTCCCTCACATCTCTGTGTTCTTCATCCTCTGACCCGGCCCCCTCAGACCGCTGTGGTCCACAGATGTCCACTCCCCTAGGTGACAGGTTTGTTATACCTCCCCACCCCAAGGTGTCTgcccctttctccccacccccatccaagTCCAAGGGCCCCAGTCACGCTGCCCCTGCTGTGGTCCCTGGACCTGTCTCAACCACTGGTGCCAGGCCCGAGTCACCTCCCACTCTCCAGACATCCCTGACCCCACCACAGGAGTCTCCTGTGGTCTCCCAAGACCAGTCACCCCcgccttccccacccccatcttatcatcccccaccaccaccttccAAGAAGCCAGAGGTGGTTGAGGAGGCTCCGTTTACCCCAGAGGCTGCTGAGGAGGTCCTCCTCCAAGATCCCAGctggcccccgcccccgccccccgcccctgaGGAGCAGGACCTGTCCATGGCTGACTTCCCCCCACCCGAGGAGGCCTTTTTTTCTCTGGCTGGTCCTGAGCCTTCAAGCTCTTCTGACCCTGCAAAGCCTGTCAGCTCCTTGGCCACGTTGCCCTCAGATACCATCTCTCCCCAGAGCCAGCCCCAGGGTACCCCAGAGCCTCCTGCAGTTCTCCCAGCTCCACCTCCTGCTAGTTCTTCCCCAGGGCTTCTGGCCAAGCTCCCTCCAAAGGAACCAGCAGGCTGCAGTAAGAGCAGTGGGGTTTCCAGAGAGGACACTGGTGCACCCCTGGTCACGCCTTCGCTCCTGCAGATGGTGCGGCTGCGCTCGGTGGGGACTCCCACAGGGGTCCCAACCCCAGCATCGGGGCCATCGGCACCCCAGAAGCCACTACGAAGGTCCCTGTCAGGGCGGGCCAGCCCAGCTCCTGCCCCGTCCTCGGGGCTCCATGCTGCTGTCCGACTCAAGGCCTCCAGCTTGGCTGTCAGCAAGGGCCTCGTGGGTGCCCAACCCAGTGGACCGCCCGACGCAGAGTTGCGGCCTCCCCAGTCTCCTGCCTCTACAGCCAGCTTCATCTTCTCTAAGGGTACTAAGAAGTTGCAGCTGGAGCGGCCCATGTCACCTGAGACCCAGGCTGACCTTCAGCGGAATCTGGTGGCTGAACTTCGGAGCATTTCAGAGCAACGGCCACCTCAGACCCCAAAGAAGCCACTTAAGGGCCCTCCTCCTGTGGCACGTAAACCCTCTGTGGGAGTTCCCCCACCCACCGCCCCTGGCCTTCCTCAAGCTGAGTCCCTAACTGCTCCTCCCACCAATGGGCTCCCTCATGCTGAGGACAGGACTAAGGGGGAGCTGGCAGAGAATGGAGGTGTCGTGCAACTGGTGGACCAAGAGAAGAGGAAATTAGGCCCACCTGGCTCAG ACCCACAGAAAGAGCTGGTCTGA
- the NHSL3 gene encoding NHS-like protein 3 isoform X4, producing MSRQHRSSAKAESDKRLSTGPGQGPGSVVDEHQDNVFFPSGRPPHLEELHTQAQEGLRSLQHQEKQKLNKGGWDYGDTQSLQSSQTRPDEDSISFCSQTTSYTAESSTAEDALSVRSEMIQRKGSTFRPHDSFPKSSGKSGRRRRERRSTVLGLPQHVQKELGLQNERQAPGTPRPPGPRDAVRIPTVDGHPGHLAAGTGARVSLQALEAEAEAGTETEAMLQRHIDRIYRDDTFVGRSTGARPSPLTRPMSLAVPGLTGGAGPPEPLSPAMSISPQATYLSKLIPHAVLPPTVDVVALGRCSLRTLSRCSLLSASPASVHSVGRFSSASSPRPRTRHPSSSSDTWSHSQSSDTIVSDGSTLSSKGGSEGQPEGSVASSSVVPLPPGGSGRGSPSGGSTAEASDTVSIRSSGQLSSRSVSLRKMKRPPPPPRRTHSLHQRASAAPDGPLGLPPKPERKQQPQLPRPPTTGGSEGVGATPCPPSSMGSWVPGLSPGGSRRPPRSPERTLSPSSGYSSQSGTPTLPPKGLAGAPASPGKAQPPKPERVTSLRSPGASVSSSLTSLCSSSSDPAPSDRCGPQMSTPLGDRFVIPPHPKVSAPFSPPPSKSKGPSHAAPAVVPGPVSTTGARPESPPTLQTSLTPPQESPVVSQDQSPPPSPPPSYHPPPPPSKKPEVVEEAPFTPEAAEEVLLQDPSWPPPPPPAPEEQDLSMADFPPPEEAFFSLAGPEPSSSSDPAKPVSSLATLPSDTISPQSQPQGTPEPPAVLPAPPPASSSPGLLAKLPPKEPAGCSKSSGVSREDTGAPLVTPSLLQMVRLRSVGTPTGVPTPASGPSAPQKPLRRSLSGRASPAPAPSSGLHAAVRLKASSLAVSKGLVGAQPSGPPDAELRPPQSPASTASFIFSKGTKKLQLERPMSPETQADLQRNLVAELRSISEQRPPQTPKKPLKGPPPVARKPSVGVPPPTAPGLPQAESLTAPPTNGLPHAEDRTKGELAENGGVVQLVDQEKRKLGPPGSDPQKELV from the exons GCTCTGCCAAGGCTGAGAGTGACAAGCGTCTAAGTACAGGGCCCGGCCAGGGGCCAGGGTCTGTGGTGGATGAGCACCAGGACAATGTCTTCTTCCCCAGTGGGCGGCCGCCTCACCTAGAGGAACTGCACACACAGGCCCAGGAGGGGCTCCGTTCCCTCCAGCACCAAG aaaaacagaagctGAACAAGGGTGGCTGGGACTATGGAGACACCCAGAGCCTCCAG TCCTCCCAGACGAGGCCGGATGAAGACAGCATTTCCTTCTGCAGCCAGACCACATCCTACACGGCTGAGAGCTCCACAGCGGAGGATGCCCTCTCTGTCCGCTCGGAGATGATCCAGCGCAAAG GCTCTACCTTCCGACCCCATGACTCATTTCCCAAATCATCTGGAAAGTCAGGGCGGCGGCGGAGAGAGCGGCGAAGCACAGTGCTGGGATTGCCACAGCACGTGCAGAAAGAACTCG GCCTGCAGAATGAGCGTCAGGCACCAGGTACTCCCCGTCCTCCTGGTCCCCGGGATGCTGTACGCATCCCCACAGTGGATGGCCACCCTGGGCACCTGGCAGCAGGGACAGGGGCCCGGGTGTCCCTGCAGGCActggaggcagaggcagaggctggcACCGAGACAGAGGCCATGTTGCAGCGCCACATCGACCGCATCTACCGGGATGACACTTTCGTGGGCCGGTCCACAGGGGCCCGGCCTTCGCCATTGACCAGGCCCATGTCCCTGGCAGTGCCTGGTCTGACGGGAGGGGCAGGGCCTCCGGAGCCCCTGAGCCCAGCCATGTCCATCTCGCCCCAGGCCACCTACCTGTCGAAGCTGATTCCTCATGCCGTTCTGCCGCCCACAGTGGATGTGGTGGCGCTGGGCCGCTGCAGCCTGCGCACTCTGAGCCGCTGCAGCCTGCTTTCGGCCAGCCCGGCGTCAGTCCACTCCGTGGGCCGCTTCTCCTCAGCCTCCAGCCCGCGGCCCCGCACCCGTCACCCTTCCTCCTCCAGCGATACCTGGAGCCACTCTCAGTCCTCCGACACCATCGTGTCTGATGGCTCAACTCTCTCCTCTAAGGGTGGCTCTGAGGGCCAGCCCGAGGGCTCCGTGGCGAGCAGTAGTGTGGTGCCCCTTCCTCCGGGGGGCAGCGGGAGGGGTTCCCCTAGCGGGGGCAGCACTGCCGAGGCCTCCGACACAGTCAGCATCCGCAGCAGTGGCCAGTTGTCCAGCCGGAGCGTGTCTCTGCGGAAGATGAAGCGGCCCCCACCGCCTCCCCGCCGGACCCACTCGCTCCACCAGCGGGCCTCAGCAGCACCTGACGGGCCTCTGGGCTTGCCTCCCAAGCCCGAGAGGAAGCAGCAGCCACAGCTGCCTCGGCCGCCCACCACTGGTGGCTCAGAAGGGGTGGGGGCAACCCCCTGCCCACCCAGCTCCATGGGCAGCTGGGTGCCCGGCTTGTCTCCAGGTGGCTCTCGGCGCCCCCCGCGCTCCCCAGAACGGACACTCTCACCCTCTAGTGGATACTCAAGCCAAAGTGGtacccccaccctccctcccaagGGACTGGCCGGGGCCCCTGCTTCCCCAGGCAAGGCCCAGCCCCCTAAACCAGAACGTGTCACTTCCCTTCGCTCTCCTGGGGCCTCGGTCTCCTCTTCCCTCACATCTCTGTGTTCTTCATCCTCTGACCCGGCCCCCTCAGACCGCTGTGGTCCACAGATGTCCACTCCCCTAGGTGACAGGTTTGTTATACCTCCCCACCCCAAGGTGTCTgcccctttctccccacccccatccaagTCCAAGGGCCCCAGTCACGCTGCCCCTGCTGTGGTCCCTGGACCTGTCTCAACCACTGGTGCCAGGCCCGAGTCACCTCCCACTCTCCAGACATCCCTGACCCCACCACAGGAGTCTCCTGTGGTCTCCCAAGACCAGTCACCCCcgccttccccacccccatcttatcatcccccaccaccaccttccAAGAAGCCAGAGGTGGTTGAGGAGGCTCCGTTTACCCCAGAGGCTGCTGAGGAGGTCCTCCTCCAAGATCCCAGctggcccccgcccccgccccccgcccctgaGGAGCAGGACCTGTCCATGGCTGACTTCCCCCCACCCGAGGAGGCCTTTTTTTCTCTGGCTGGTCCTGAGCCTTCAAGCTCTTCTGACCCTGCAAAGCCTGTCAGCTCCTTGGCCACGTTGCCCTCAGATACCATCTCTCCCCAGAGCCAGCCCCAGGGTACCCCAGAGCCTCCTGCAGTTCTCCCAGCTCCACCTCCTGCTAGTTCTTCCCCAGGGCTTCTGGCCAAGCTCCCTCCAAAGGAACCAGCAGGCTGCAGTAAGAGCAGTGGGGTTTCCAGAGAGGACACTGGTGCACCCCTGGTCACGCCTTCGCTCCTGCAGATGGTGCGGCTGCGCTCGGTGGGGACTCCCACAGGGGTCCCAACCCCAGCATCGGGGCCATCGGCACCCCAGAAGCCACTACGAAGGTCCCTGTCAGGGCGGGCCAGCCCAGCTCCTGCCCCGTCCTCGGGGCTCCATGCTGCTGTCCGACTCAAGGCCTCCAGCTTGGCTGTCAGCAAGGGCCTCGTGGGTGCCCAACCCAGTGGACCGCCCGACGCAGAGTTGCGGCCTCCCCAGTCTCCTGCCTCTACAGCCAGCTTCATCTTCTCTAAGGGTACTAAGAAGTTGCAGCTGGAGCGGCCCATGTCACCTGAGACCCAGGCTGACCTTCAGCGGAATCTGGTGGCTGAACTTCGGAGCATTTCAGAGCAACGGCCACCTCAGACCCCAAAGAAGCCACTTAAGGGCCCTCCTCCTGTGGCACGTAAACCCTCTGTGGGAGTTCCCCCACCCACCGCCCCTGGCCTTCCTCAAGCTGAGTCCCTAACTGCTCCTCCCACCAATGGGCTCCCTCATGCTGAGGACAGGACTAAGGGGGAGCTGGCAGAGAATGGAGGTGTCGTGCAACTGGTGGACCAAGAGAAGAGGAAATTAGGCCCACCTGGCTCAG ACCCACAGAAAGAGCTGGTCTGA